The following are encoded together in the Hydractinia symbiolongicarpus strain clone_291-10 chromosome 14, HSymV2.1, whole genome shotgun sequence genome:
- the LOC130625436 gene encoding glutathione S-transferase Mu 5-like isoform X3 — translation MAPIVLAYWKIRGLAQPARLLLGYTKTDFQDKLYEVGDGPTYDRSCWFDVKDTLGLDFPNLPYLIDGDIKITQSNAVMRYLGRKSKMDGETEIEKVRVDIMENQAMDFRNGFVKFLYWSKTAEEYEQKRQSYIENIVSLLKKFDNFLNGRKFFASDKLTFVDFIMYELLDQHRLFKTDILQPYENLKAFMKSFEEIPEIAEFMKSEKCFKGPINNKMAWFK, via the exons ATGGCACCTATTGTTCTAGCGTACTGGAAGATCAGAGGG cttGCTCAACCAGCTCGATTGTTGCTTGGATACACAAAAACTGATTTTCAAGACAAGCTATATGAAGTTGGTGATG GTCCAACGTATGATCGTTCATGTTGGTTCGATGTTAAAGACACTTTAGGACTGGATTTTCCCAAT TTACCATACTTAATTGATGGTGATATTAAAATAACTCAAAGTAACGCT GTGATGCGCTACCTAGGACGAAAGAGTAAGATGG ATGGTGAaacagaaatagagaaagttcgagttGATATAATGGAAAATCAG GCGATGGACTTTCGAAATGGTTttgtaaagtttttatattgGTCCAAAACAGCTGAAGAATATGAG CAAAAGAGACAGTCCTACATAGAAAATATCGTTAGCCTGTTGaaaaaatttgataattttttaaatgggcGAAAATTCTTTGCCAGTGATAAG ctAACATTTGTTGATTTTATCATGTACGAGTTATTGGATCAGCATCGATTATTTAAGACCGATATTTTACAACCCTATGAAAACTTAAAG gcATTTATGAAAAGCTTTGAG gaAATTCCAGAAATAGCTGAGTTTATGAAAtcagaaaaatgttttaaaggaCCCATCAACAACAAGATGGCGtggtttaaataa
- the LOC130624979 gene encoding uncharacterized protein LOC130624979, whose translation MMSKRKRSFKEEFQLKKIRYNFDDFGESKLIFVQSKINCISPTSILLFRLFTATYLIFAAILSIVTHTTPQNWILFMTSCNYLIVTIYFCYGFSLSCQAVFCKINFCRGDGGTVKHRYPGRNVASKNGIHHVDMVNIDQNKNTTEPIKSARNTTESTSRLTENRFSVASIILDIEENSKRLSMAAPDDNRNSREIRHARFEDNRLPSIQSDVFIESITDISLSFKLYWFLSNVALNLSCLVVSVYWIALFPYQDPVSDLKWYLRIDRHGIILILLLLDHVITKTPIRVLHFVYPSIMFTIYGIYNAVYTKITSTVVYSTLDFKDDTIKAILTVAGAALIGVPLIQVGLYWIIYRLKERIFGMV comes from the exons ATGATGTCGAAGCGAAAAAGATCTTTCAAAGAAGAATTTCAACTGAAAAAAATTCGCTACAACTTTGATGATTTCGGTGAATCGAAATTAATATTTGTACAATCTAAG ATCAATTGTATCAGTCCAACTTCGATTCTATTATTCCGACTTTTCACAGCGACCTATCTCATATTCGCCGCGATACTTAGTATAGTAACCCACACGACACCACAGAACTGGATTTTATTCATGACCAGTTGTAACTATTTAATCGTCactatatatttttgttatggATTTAGTCTAAGTTGTCAAGCAGTGTTCtgtaaaataaacttttgccgTGGAGATGGCGGAACAGTAAAACACCGCTATCCTGGTCGTAATGTCGCGAGTAAGAACGGAATCCATCATGTTGACATGGTTAATAtagatcaaaacaaaaacacaacagaACCAATCAAGTCTGCCCGAAATACAACAGAAAGCACGTCTCGATTGACCGAGAATAGATTCAGTGTTGCCTCGATAATTCTTGATATTGAAGAGAACAGTAAACGTCTGAGCATGGCGGCACCAGATGACAACCGAAATTCACGTGAAATACGGCACGCGCGTTTTGAAGACAATCGATTACCATCTATACAATCTGACGTGTTTATCGAGTCAATCACAGACATCAGTTTATCATTTAAACTTTATTGGTTCTTATCAAACGTTGCTTTAAATTTGTCTTGTCTAGTTGTATCTGTTTACTGGATTGCTTTATTTCCATACCAAGATCCAGTGTCAGACTTAAAGTGGTACCTGAGAATAGACAGACATGGAATTATATTGATATTGCTGTTACTTGATCACGTGATAACCAAAACACCAATCAGAGTATTGCATTTTGTGTATCCGTCAATCATGTTTACTATATATGGAATCTACAACGCAGTATATACAAAAATCACAAGTACTGTGGTCTATTCAACTTTGGATTTTAAAGATGATACTATTAAGGCAATTTTAACGGTAGCCGGGGCTGCTCTGATAGGTGTCCCGTTGATACAAGTTGGTTTGTATTGGATAATATACAGGCTGAAAGAAAGAATATTTGGTATGGTATAA
- the LOC130625436 gene encoding glutathione S-transferase Mu 2-like isoform X2 has product MAPIVLAYWKIRGLAQPARLLLGYTKTDFEDRVYEIGDGPTYDRSCWLDVKNTLGLDFPNIPYLIDGDIKITQSNAVMRYLGRKNKLDGETEIEKVRVDIMENQAMDFRNGFVTMAYFAATAEEFEQKKQAYLEKIGDLLKKFDNFINGRKYFASNKLTYVDFIMYELLDQHRLFKTDILQPYENLKAFMKSFEEIPEIAEFMKSDKCFKGPINNKMAWFK; this is encoded by the exons ATGGCACCTATTGTTCTAGCGTACTGGAAGATCAGAGGG CTTGCTCAACCTGCTCGCTTGTTGCTTGGATACACAAAAACTGATTTTGAAGACAGGGTATATGAGATTGGTGATG gtCCAACGTATGATCGTTCATGTTGGCTCGATGTGAAAAACACTTTAGGACTGGATTTTCCCAAT ATACCATACTTAATTGATGGTGATATTAAAATAACTCAAAGTAACGCT GTGATGCGTTACTTAGGACGCAAGAATAAACTGG ATGGTGAAACAGAAATAGAAAAGGTTCGGGTTGATATAATGGAGAATcag GCGATGGACTTTCGAAATGGTTTTGTAACGATGGCTTATTTTGCTGCAACAGCTGAAGAGTTTGAG cAAAAAAAGCAAGCCTACTTGGAAAAGATTGGTGATTTGCTGAAGAAATTTGATAATTTTATAAATGGACGAAAATATTTTGCCAGTAATAAG cttACATATGTTGACTTTATCATGTACGAACTATTGGACCAGCATCGATTATTTAAGACCGATATTTTACAACCCTATGAAAACTTGAag gctTTTATGAAAAGTTTCGAG gaaaTCCCAGAGATAGCCGAATTTATGAAATCAGATAAATGTTTTAAAGGACCCATCAACAACAAAATGGCgtggtttaaataa
- the LOC130625436 gene encoding glutathione S-transferase Mu 2-like isoform X1 gives MAPIVLAYWKIRGLAQPARLLLGYTKTDFEDRVYEIGDGPTYDRSCWLDVKNTLGLDFPNIPYLIDGDIKITQSNAVMRYLGRKNKLDGETEIEKVRVDIMENQAMDFRNGFVTMAYFAATAEEFEQKKQAYLEKIGDLLKKFDNFINGRKYFASNKLTYVDFIMYELLDQHRLFKTDILQPYENLKAFMKSFEEIPEIAEFMKSDKCFKGPINNKMAWFK, from the exons atggcaCCTATTGTTCTGGCATACTGGAAAATCAGAGGG CTTGCTCAACCTGCTCGCTTGTTGCTTGGATACACAAAAACTGATTTTGAAGACAGGGTATATGAGATTGGTGATG gtCCAACGTATGATCGTTCATGTTGGCTCGATGTGAAAAACACTTTAGGACTGGATTTTCCCAAT ATACCATACTTAATTGATGGTGATATTAAAATAACTCAAAGTAACGCT GTGATGCGTTACTTAGGACGCAAGAATAAACTGG ATGGTGAAACAGAAATAGAAAAGGTTCGGGTTGATATAATGGAGAATcag GCGATGGACTTTCGAAATGGTTTTGTAACGATGGCTTATTTTGCTGCAACAGCTGAAGAGTTTGAG cAAAAAAAGCAAGCCTACTTGGAAAAGATTGGTGATTTGCTGAAGAAATTTGATAATTTTATAAATGGACGAAAATATTTTGCCAGTAATAAG cttACATATGTTGACTTTATCATGTACGAACTATTGGACCAGCATCGATTATTTAAGACCGATATTTTACAACCCTATGAAAACTTGAag gctTTTATGAAAAGTTTCGAG gaaaTCCCAGAGATAGCCGAATTTATGAAATCAGATAAATGTTTTAAAGGACCCATCAACAACAAAATGGCgtggtttaaataa